The following are encoded together in the Bacteroidota bacterium genome:
- a CDS encoding GDSL-type esterase/lipase family protein — MNKIFVNTLSFTLIFAWMTFNIQAQQGQAKTKTKAPAQTLKANILTIGDSNGAHADGWVTQLRKLLPAATIINQSISGNTIGFDNLGHESLNTLKNIDRYIKCASDSLNGETFDYVIVCLGTNDCKAEFANRQNDVIQNMNTLIAKIENHPAFKVKKPHFIMVSPPPYGDDNMLIEKYKGGDKRVSALIEPFHQIATKHHWKFINIYKMLRPDFNKLTPDGVHMEAEGQMRIARRIVSRL, encoded by the coding sequence ATGAATAAAATATTTGTTAATACATTATCATTCACATTGATTTTTGCCTGGATGACATTTAATATCCAGGCCCAACAGGGGCAGGCCAAAACCAAGACCAAGGCTCCTGCCCAAACTTTGAAAGCCAATATATTAACTATTGGTGATTCCAACGGGGCACATGCCGATGGCTGGGTCACTCAGCTGCGTAAGTTATTGCCTGCAGCAACTATAATCAATCAATCGATTAGCGGTAATACCATTGGCTTTGATAACCTGGGCCATGAGTCGCTTAATACCCTGAAAAATATCGACCGGTATATTAAATGTGCAAGCGATTCCCTGAACGGGGAAACTTTTGATTATGTGATCGTGTGCCTGGGAACCAATGATTGCAAGGCTGAATTTGCAAACCGGCAAAATGATGTAATCCAAAACATGAATACTCTGATTGCAAAGATCGAAAATCATCCGGCTTTTAAAGTTAAAAAGCCTCATTTTATCATGGTTTCTCCTCCACCTTACGGAGATGATAATATGCTGATTGAAAAATATAAAGGCGGAGACAAGCGGGTGAGTGCGCTTATTGAACCTTTTCACCAAATAGCCACTAAACATCACTGGAAATTTATTAATATTTACAAGATGCTTAGGCCAGATTTTAATAAACTCACACCCGACGGAGTACACATGGAAGCTGAAGGCCAGATGCGCATAGCAAGGAGGATTGTTTCCAGACTTTGA